The proteins below come from a single Solea solea chromosome 6, fSolSol10.1, whole genome shotgun sequence genomic window:
- the ptpra gene encoding receptor-type tyrosine-protein phosphatase alpha isoform X2, producing MPTSLLQGRMGVCPLLLLLALALGASAQDAPVTGPPNITSVPVASLLNVTVAHVPAPPDPPTTLPSALIPTTTLTTTTTASSPAEGEDTQPIGPDDTVRVLPVPPPPPAAPTDAPQAPPSTEPHPPPTEVEGDNTTAPVPETPTPDEDIYTPEAETTTEPGTEFTSDTSPHDNDPSDDMPIIAVMVALSSLLVIIFIIIILYMLRFKKYKQAGSHSNSFRLTNGRSDDTELQSVPLLARSPSTNRKYPPLVVDKLEEEMNRRMADDNKLFREEFNALPVCPIQASCDAASKEENKEKNRYVNILPYDHSRVHLSSLEGVPDSDFINASFINGYQEKNKFIAAQGPKEETVNDYWRMIWEQNTATIVMVTNLKERKECKCAQYWPDQGCWTYGNIRVSVEDTMVLVDYTIRKFCIQQVGDLSGKKPQRLVTQFHFTSWPDFGVPFTPIGMLKFLKKVKNCNPQYAGPIVVHCSAGVGRTGTFIVIDAMIDMMNTERKVDVFGFVTRIRAQRCQMVQTDMQYVFIFQALLEHYLYGDTELEVTSLELHLAKLYTPSPGAGSGLEAEFKLTSIKIQNDKMRTGNLPANMKKNRVLQIIPYEFNRVIIPVKRGEENTDYVNASFIDGYRQKDSYMASQGPLQHTMEDFWRMIWEWRSCSIVMLTELEERGQEKCAQYWPSDGLVVYGDISIEIKREEESESYTVRDLLVTNNRENKARAVRQFHFHGWPEVGIPTDGKGMINIIAAVQKQQQQSGNHPITVHCSAGAGRTGTFCALSTVLERVKAEGILDVFQTVKSLRLQRPHMVQTLEQYEFCYKVVQEYIDAFSDYANFK from the exons ATGCCAACTTCGCTTCTTCAG gGCAGAATGGGTGTGTGTCCCTTGCTCCTGCTGCTCGCTCTAGCCCTCGGGGCCTCGGCCCAGGACGCCCCCGTCACAG GACCTCCAAATATTACTTCTGTACCTGTCGCGTCTTTACTCAATGTGACAGTCGCACACGTACCGGCCCCCCCAGATCCACCCACAACACTCCCCTCCGCACTCATCCctacaacaacattaacaacaaccaccacagcCTCAAGTCCAGCTGAAGGTGAGGACACGCAACCCATCGGTCCCGATGACACTGTCAGGGTGTTACCtgtcccccctcccccacctgcAGCCCCAACCGATGCCCCTCAGGCTCCACCGAGCACCGAGCCTCACCCTCCTCCCACTGAGGTGGAGGGAGACAACACCACAGCCCCTGTTCCAGAAACCCCAACGCCAGACGAGGATATATACACCCCGGAGGCAGAGACCACCACAGAGCCTGGGACGGAGTTCACTTCAGACACCAGCCCACACG ACAATGACCCGTCTGATGACATGCCAATCATAGCTGTGATGGTGGCCCTGTCCTCCCTGCtggtcatcatcttcatcatcatcatcctctacATGCTGAG GTTTAAGAAGTACAAGCAGGCAGGAAGCCATTCCAACTCCTTCAGACTGACCAATGGGAGATCAGATGATacag AACTCCAGAGTGTCCCGCTATTGGCCCGCTCACCCAGCACAAACAGGAAGTATCCGCCCCTTGTTGTTGATAAGCTTGAGGAGGAGATGAACCGCCGCATGGCTGATGACAACAAACTCTTCAGGGAGGAGTTTAAT GCACTGCCAGTCTGCCCCATTCAGGCATCATGTGACGCCGCTTCCAAAGAagagaataaagaaaagaacCGATACGTCAACATCCTGCCAT acGATCATTCCAGGGTGCATCTCTCATCTCTGGAGGGAGTCCCTGACTCGGACTTCATCAACGCCTCCTTTATAAAT GGTTACCAAGAGAAGAATAAGTTTATTGCAGCCCAAG GGCCAAAGGAGGAGACGGTAAATGACTACTGGCGGATGATCTGGGAGCAAAACACAGCTACTATTGTCATGGTGACCAACctgaaggagaggaaagag TGTAAGTGTGCCCAGTACTGGCCGGACCAGGGCTGCTGGACTTACGGTAACATCCGTGTATCTGTAGAAGACACAATGGTTCTAGTGGACTACACCATCCGGAAGTTCTGCATCCAGCAG gtgGGAGATCTGTCTGGGAAGAAGCCACAGAGGCTCGTCACCCAGTTCCACTTCACCAGCTGGCCAGACTTCGGGGTTCCCTTCACACCCATCGGGATGCTCAAGTTCCTCAAGAAAGTCAAGAACTGCAATCCCCAGTACGCTGGACCCATTGTGGTCCACTGTAG TGCGGGTGTAGGTAGGACAGGTACCTTCATCGTGATCGATGCCATGATCGACATGATGAACACTGAGAGGAAGGTGGACGTGTTTGGCTTCGTCACCAGGATCAGAGCGCAGCGCTGTCAGATGGTCCAGACTGAT ATGCAGTACGTGTTCATCTTCCAGGCGTTGTTAGAGCACTACCTGTACGGGGACACAGAGCTGGAGGTGACCTCTCTGGAGTTGCACCTGGCCAAACTTTACACTCCCTCACCTGGAGCTGGCAGCGGCCTGGAGGCCGAGTTCAAG CTGACGTCCATCAAGATCCAGAATGACAAGATGAGAACAGGAAACCTGCCGGCCAACATGAAGAAGAACAGAGTGCTACAGATCATTCCAT ACGAGTTCAACCGAGTGATCATTCCAGTCAAGCGAGGCGAGGAGAACACAGACTACGTCAATGCCTCCTTCATAGAC GGTTACCGTCAGAAGGACTCGTACATGGCGAGTCAGGGCCCTCTGCAGCACACCATGGAGGACTTCTGGAGGATGATCTGGGAGTGGAGAAGCTGCTCTATAGTTATGCTCACTgagctggaggagagagggcag GAAAAGTGTGCTCAGTATTGGCCCAGTGATGGGCTGGTGGTCTATGGGGACATTTCTATCGAGAttaagagggaggaggagagcgagagcTACACAGTGCGTGACCTCCTGGTCACCAACAACAGG GAGAACAAGGCTCGAGCCGTGCGTCAGTTCCATTTCCATGGCTGGCCAGAAGTGGGCATCCCCACAGATGGAAAAGGCATGATCAATATAATAGCTGCAGTGcagaagcaacagcagcagtctgGCAATCACCCCATCACTGTCCACTGcag tgcTGGCGCTGGCCGGACGGGAACGTTCTGTGCATTGAGTACAGTCCTGGAGAGGGTGAAGGCGGAGGGCATCCTGGACGTCTTCCAGACGGTCAAAAGCCTCAGACTGCAGAGACCCCACATGGTGCAGACACTG gAACAGTACGAGTTCTGTTACAAAGTGGTCCAGGAGTATATCGACGCCTTCTCTGACTACGCCAACTTCAAGTAG
- the ptpra gene encoding receptor-type tyrosine-protein phosphatase alpha isoform X1, which yields MPTSLLQGRMGVCPLLLLLALALGASAQDAPVTGPPNITSVPVASLLNVTVAHVPAPPDPPTTLPSALIPTTTLTTTTTASSPAEGEDTQPIGPDDTVRVLPVPPPPPAAPTDAPQAPPSTEPHPPPTEVEGDNTTAPVPETPTPDEDIYTPEAETTTEPGTEFTSDTSPHDNDPSDDMPIIAVMVALSSLLVIIFIIIILYMLRFKKYKQAGSHSNSFRLTNGRSDDTELQSVPLLARSPSTNRKYPPLVVDKLEEEMNRRMADDNKLFREEFNALPVCPIQASCDAASKEENKEKNRYVNILPYDHSRVHLSSLEGVPDSDFINASFINGYQEKNKFIAAQGPKEETVNDYWRMIWEQNTATIVMVTNLKERKECKCAQYWPDQGCWTYGNIRVSVEDTMVLVDYTIRKFCIQQVGDLSGKKPQRLVTQFHFTSWPDFGVPFTPIGMLKFLKKVKNCNPQYAGPIVVHCSAGVGRTGTFIVIDAMIDMMNTERKVDVFGFVTRIRAQRCQMVQTDMQYVFIFQALLEHYLYGDTELEVTSLELHLAKLYTPSPGAGSGLEAEFKKLTSIKIQNDKMRTGNLPANMKKNRVLQIIPYEFNRVIIPVKRGEENTDYVNASFIDGYRQKDSYMASQGPLQHTMEDFWRMIWEWRSCSIVMLTELEERGQEKCAQYWPSDGLVVYGDISIEIKREEESESYTVRDLLVTNNRENKARAVRQFHFHGWPEVGIPTDGKGMINIIAAVQKQQQQSGNHPITVHCSAGAGRTGTFCALSTVLERVKAEGILDVFQTVKSLRLQRPHMVQTLEQYEFCYKVVQEYIDAFSDYANFK from the exons ATGCCAACTTCGCTTCTTCAG gGCAGAATGGGTGTGTGTCCCTTGCTCCTGCTGCTCGCTCTAGCCCTCGGGGCCTCGGCCCAGGACGCCCCCGTCACAG GACCTCCAAATATTACTTCTGTACCTGTCGCGTCTTTACTCAATGTGACAGTCGCACACGTACCGGCCCCCCCAGATCCACCCACAACACTCCCCTCCGCACTCATCCctacaacaacattaacaacaaccaccacagcCTCAAGTCCAGCTGAAGGTGAGGACACGCAACCCATCGGTCCCGATGACACTGTCAGGGTGTTACCtgtcccccctcccccacctgcAGCCCCAACCGATGCCCCTCAGGCTCCACCGAGCACCGAGCCTCACCCTCCTCCCACTGAGGTGGAGGGAGACAACACCACAGCCCCTGTTCCAGAAACCCCAACGCCAGACGAGGATATATACACCCCGGAGGCAGAGACCACCACAGAGCCTGGGACGGAGTTCACTTCAGACACCAGCCCACACG ACAATGACCCGTCTGATGACATGCCAATCATAGCTGTGATGGTGGCCCTGTCCTCCCTGCtggtcatcatcttcatcatcatcatcctctacATGCTGAG GTTTAAGAAGTACAAGCAGGCAGGAAGCCATTCCAACTCCTTCAGACTGACCAATGGGAGATCAGATGATacag AACTCCAGAGTGTCCCGCTATTGGCCCGCTCACCCAGCACAAACAGGAAGTATCCGCCCCTTGTTGTTGATAAGCTTGAGGAGGAGATGAACCGCCGCATGGCTGATGACAACAAACTCTTCAGGGAGGAGTTTAAT GCACTGCCAGTCTGCCCCATTCAGGCATCATGTGACGCCGCTTCCAAAGAagagaataaagaaaagaacCGATACGTCAACATCCTGCCAT acGATCATTCCAGGGTGCATCTCTCATCTCTGGAGGGAGTCCCTGACTCGGACTTCATCAACGCCTCCTTTATAAAT GGTTACCAAGAGAAGAATAAGTTTATTGCAGCCCAAG GGCCAAAGGAGGAGACGGTAAATGACTACTGGCGGATGATCTGGGAGCAAAACACAGCTACTATTGTCATGGTGACCAACctgaaggagaggaaagag TGTAAGTGTGCCCAGTACTGGCCGGACCAGGGCTGCTGGACTTACGGTAACATCCGTGTATCTGTAGAAGACACAATGGTTCTAGTGGACTACACCATCCGGAAGTTCTGCATCCAGCAG gtgGGAGATCTGTCTGGGAAGAAGCCACAGAGGCTCGTCACCCAGTTCCACTTCACCAGCTGGCCAGACTTCGGGGTTCCCTTCACACCCATCGGGATGCTCAAGTTCCTCAAGAAAGTCAAGAACTGCAATCCCCAGTACGCTGGACCCATTGTGGTCCACTGTAG TGCGGGTGTAGGTAGGACAGGTACCTTCATCGTGATCGATGCCATGATCGACATGATGAACACTGAGAGGAAGGTGGACGTGTTTGGCTTCGTCACCAGGATCAGAGCGCAGCGCTGTCAGATGGTCCAGACTGAT ATGCAGTACGTGTTCATCTTCCAGGCGTTGTTAGAGCACTACCTGTACGGGGACACAGAGCTGGAGGTGACCTCTCTGGAGTTGCACCTGGCCAAACTTTACACTCCCTCACCTGGAGCTGGCAGCGGCCTGGAGGCCGAGTTCAAG AAGCTGACGTCCATCAAGATCCAGAATGACAAGATGAGAACAGGAAACCTGCCGGCCAACATGAAGAAGAACAGAGTGCTACAGATCATTCCAT ACGAGTTCAACCGAGTGATCATTCCAGTCAAGCGAGGCGAGGAGAACACAGACTACGTCAATGCCTCCTTCATAGAC GGTTACCGTCAGAAGGACTCGTACATGGCGAGTCAGGGCCCTCTGCAGCACACCATGGAGGACTTCTGGAGGATGATCTGGGAGTGGAGAAGCTGCTCTATAGTTATGCTCACTgagctggaggagagagggcag GAAAAGTGTGCTCAGTATTGGCCCAGTGATGGGCTGGTGGTCTATGGGGACATTTCTATCGAGAttaagagggaggaggagagcgagagcTACACAGTGCGTGACCTCCTGGTCACCAACAACAGG GAGAACAAGGCTCGAGCCGTGCGTCAGTTCCATTTCCATGGCTGGCCAGAAGTGGGCATCCCCACAGATGGAAAAGGCATGATCAATATAATAGCTGCAGTGcagaagcaacagcagcagtctgGCAATCACCCCATCACTGTCCACTGcag tgcTGGCGCTGGCCGGACGGGAACGTTCTGTGCATTGAGTACAGTCCTGGAGAGGGTGAAGGCGGAGGGCATCCTGGACGTCTTCCAGACGGTCAAAAGCCTCAGACTGCAGAGACCCCACATGGTGCAGACACTG gAACAGTACGAGTTCTGTTACAAAGTGGTCCAGGAGTATATCGACGCCTTCTCTGACTACGCCAACTTCAAGTAG
- the ptpra gene encoding receptor-type tyrosine-protein phosphatase alpha isoform X3, whose translation MPTSLLQGRMGVCPLLLLLALALGASAQDAPVTGPPNITSVPVASLLNVTVAHVPAPPDPPTTLPSALIPTTTLTTTTTASSPAEAPTDAPQAPPSTEPHPPPTEVEGDNTTAPVPETPTPDEDIYTPEAETTTEPGTEFTSDTSPHDNDPSDDMPIIAVMVALSSLLVIIFIIIILYMLRFKKYKQAGSHSNSFRLTNGRSDDTELQSVPLLARSPSTNRKYPPLVVDKLEEEMNRRMADDNKLFREEFNALPVCPIQASCDAASKEENKEKNRYVNILPYDHSRVHLSSLEGVPDSDFINASFINGYQEKNKFIAAQGPKEETVNDYWRMIWEQNTATIVMVTNLKERKECKCAQYWPDQGCWTYGNIRVSVEDTMVLVDYTIRKFCIQQVGDLSGKKPQRLVTQFHFTSWPDFGVPFTPIGMLKFLKKVKNCNPQYAGPIVVHCSAGVGRTGTFIVIDAMIDMMNTERKVDVFGFVTRIRAQRCQMVQTDMQYVFIFQALLEHYLYGDTELEVTSLELHLAKLYTPSPGAGSGLEAEFKKLTSIKIQNDKMRTGNLPANMKKNRVLQIIPYEFNRVIIPVKRGEENTDYVNASFIDGYRQKDSYMASQGPLQHTMEDFWRMIWEWRSCSIVMLTELEERGQEKCAQYWPSDGLVVYGDISIEIKREEESESYTVRDLLVTNNRENKARAVRQFHFHGWPEVGIPTDGKGMINIIAAVQKQQQQSGNHPITVHCSAGAGRTGTFCALSTVLERVKAEGILDVFQTVKSLRLQRPHMVQTLEQYEFCYKVVQEYIDAFSDYANFK comes from the exons ATGCCAACTTCGCTTCTTCAG gGCAGAATGGGTGTGTGTCCCTTGCTCCTGCTGCTCGCTCTAGCCCTCGGGGCCTCGGCCCAGGACGCCCCCGTCACAG GACCTCCAAATATTACTTCTGTACCTGTCGCGTCTTTACTCAATGTGACAGTCGCACACGTACCGGCCCCCCCAGATCCACCCACAACACTCCCCTCCGCACTCATCCctacaacaacattaacaacaaccaccacagcCTCAAGTCCAGCTGAAG CCCCAACCGATGCCCCTCAGGCTCCACCGAGCACCGAGCCTCACCCTCCTCCCACTGAGGTGGAGGGAGACAACACCACAGCCCCTGTTCCAGAAACCCCAACGCCAGACGAGGATATATACACCCCGGAGGCAGAGACCACCACAGAGCCTGGGACGGAGTTCACTTCAGACACCAGCCCACACG ACAATGACCCGTCTGATGACATGCCAATCATAGCTGTGATGGTGGCCCTGTCCTCCCTGCtggtcatcatcttcatcatcatcatcctctacATGCTGAG GTTTAAGAAGTACAAGCAGGCAGGAAGCCATTCCAACTCCTTCAGACTGACCAATGGGAGATCAGATGATacag AACTCCAGAGTGTCCCGCTATTGGCCCGCTCACCCAGCACAAACAGGAAGTATCCGCCCCTTGTTGTTGATAAGCTTGAGGAGGAGATGAACCGCCGCATGGCTGATGACAACAAACTCTTCAGGGAGGAGTTTAAT GCACTGCCAGTCTGCCCCATTCAGGCATCATGTGACGCCGCTTCCAAAGAagagaataaagaaaagaacCGATACGTCAACATCCTGCCAT acGATCATTCCAGGGTGCATCTCTCATCTCTGGAGGGAGTCCCTGACTCGGACTTCATCAACGCCTCCTTTATAAAT GGTTACCAAGAGAAGAATAAGTTTATTGCAGCCCAAG GGCCAAAGGAGGAGACGGTAAATGACTACTGGCGGATGATCTGGGAGCAAAACACAGCTACTATTGTCATGGTGACCAACctgaaggagaggaaagag TGTAAGTGTGCCCAGTACTGGCCGGACCAGGGCTGCTGGACTTACGGTAACATCCGTGTATCTGTAGAAGACACAATGGTTCTAGTGGACTACACCATCCGGAAGTTCTGCATCCAGCAG gtgGGAGATCTGTCTGGGAAGAAGCCACAGAGGCTCGTCACCCAGTTCCACTTCACCAGCTGGCCAGACTTCGGGGTTCCCTTCACACCCATCGGGATGCTCAAGTTCCTCAAGAAAGTCAAGAACTGCAATCCCCAGTACGCTGGACCCATTGTGGTCCACTGTAG TGCGGGTGTAGGTAGGACAGGTACCTTCATCGTGATCGATGCCATGATCGACATGATGAACACTGAGAGGAAGGTGGACGTGTTTGGCTTCGTCACCAGGATCAGAGCGCAGCGCTGTCAGATGGTCCAGACTGAT ATGCAGTACGTGTTCATCTTCCAGGCGTTGTTAGAGCACTACCTGTACGGGGACACAGAGCTGGAGGTGACCTCTCTGGAGTTGCACCTGGCCAAACTTTACACTCCCTCACCTGGAGCTGGCAGCGGCCTGGAGGCCGAGTTCAAG AAGCTGACGTCCATCAAGATCCAGAATGACAAGATGAGAACAGGAAACCTGCCGGCCAACATGAAGAAGAACAGAGTGCTACAGATCATTCCAT ACGAGTTCAACCGAGTGATCATTCCAGTCAAGCGAGGCGAGGAGAACACAGACTACGTCAATGCCTCCTTCATAGAC GGTTACCGTCAGAAGGACTCGTACATGGCGAGTCAGGGCCCTCTGCAGCACACCATGGAGGACTTCTGGAGGATGATCTGGGAGTGGAGAAGCTGCTCTATAGTTATGCTCACTgagctggaggagagagggcag GAAAAGTGTGCTCAGTATTGGCCCAGTGATGGGCTGGTGGTCTATGGGGACATTTCTATCGAGAttaagagggaggaggagagcgagagcTACACAGTGCGTGACCTCCTGGTCACCAACAACAGG GAGAACAAGGCTCGAGCCGTGCGTCAGTTCCATTTCCATGGCTGGCCAGAAGTGGGCATCCCCACAGATGGAAAAGGCATGATCAATATAATAGCTGCAGTGcagaagcaacagcagcagtctgGCAATCACCCCATCACTGTCCACTGcag tgcTGGCGCTGGCCGGACGGGAACGTTCTGTGCATTGAGTACAGTCCTGGAGAGGGTGAAGGCGGAGGGCATCCTGGACGTCTTCCAGACGGTCAAAAGCCTCAGACTGCAGAGACCCCACATGGTGCAGACACTG gAACAGTACGAGTTCTGTTACAAAGTGGTCCAGGAGTATATCGACGCCTTCTCTGACTACGCCAACTTCAAGTAG
- the gnrh2 gene encoding progonadoliberin-2 — protein MCVSRLVVLLGLLLCVGAQLSNAQHWSHGWYPGGKRELDSFGTSEVSEEIKLCEAGECSYLRPQRRSILKNIILDALARELQRRK, from the exons ATGTGTGTGTCTCGGCTGGTTGTGCTGCTGGGGCTGCTTCTGTGTGTCGGAGCTCAGCTGTCAAATGCTCAGCACTGGTCTCATGGTTGGTACCCGGGAGGAAAGAGGGAGCTGGACTCTTTTGGGACAtcagag gTTTCAGAGGAGATTAAACTGTGTGAGGCCGGGGAATGCAGTTACTTGAGACCCCAGAGGAGGAGCATTCTCAAAAACATTATT CTGGACGCCTTAGCCAGAGAGCTCCAGAGAAGGAAGTGA
- the zmat1 gene encoding zinc finger matrin-type protein 1: protein MDDVSVCAPLLAESDTQNNTSNAPNAASVIDADKVINTKIDNSQGEGDTDEEERLQCLLADTYCHVCDAVLKFESQRLSHYEGKRHAQKVKVYLQTKRAEKTKTVSAGAQSTMTTDKTRFCELCNMVFTSSMVSKSHYEGKVHAKNLRKQGFQSPVIIRNTEVSTLPRPTQDPDQALQSSAAEGGVQHHVDLGATTTTSSTEVDLKDPNKYCALCTASFNNPQMALQHYNGRKHQRNQSRQELMRRLGDDVQQADQLMCQMCSLEFNSVEMYQAHVQGSKHQIRKKKVIDLCKSQQKVYGTFADELADYVQVQKARGITSKTTQVLPQGDTLNREEEEEEEEEEEGLHHLLNTKRHITELNKPMPIFTPTPDPLHLSGPGCYYPAKGWHPSYHPHNWDYSCSPPVLPGPGSLQFTSRPIRGRKRRRQSSSSSSSYTTSSSSSHSPCSSSSSSISERDDSEYKRRERRRIRRSKKERGRRTRDKDSDEEEKTRSKKQRKDQEDDKSAMARRGESVESEQGRRRRRQKEHGKRRKKSREVEFEEEGGGKGMHNPMPEDSVDSRKYNEVHIQTEMNVEQREDGQDEATKAKYRKEKKKVKEKADTRTEEEKLWDDSILGC, encoded by the exons ATGGACGACGTGAGTGTCTGTGCTCCGCTGCTTGCGGAGTCAGACACTCAAAATAACACCAGTAATGCCCCTAATGCGGCTTCTGTGATAGATGCTGACAAAGTAATAAACACTAAAATAGATAATTCCCAGGGTGAAG GAGACACGGATGAAGAGGAGCGACTTCAATGCCTCCTCGCTGACACTTACTGCCATGTGTGTGACGCTGTGCTCAAGTTTGAATCTCAGCGATTGTCCCACTATGAG GGAAAGAGACATGCTCAGAAGGTCAAGGTTTACCTGCAGACCAAGAGAGCAGAGAAGACCAAAACAGTGTCTGCAGGAGCCCAG AGCACCATGACCACGGATAAAACCCGTTTCTGTGAGCTGTGTAATATGGTGTTTACTTCCTCCATGGTGTCAAAATCACACTACGAAGGCAAAGTCCATGCAAAGAATCTGCGTAAACAAGGTTTCCAATCTCCAG TGATTATCAGGAACACTGAGGTGTCTACTTTACCAAGGCCTACTCAGGACCCTGATCAAGCTCTCCAGAGCTCAGCAGCAGAGGGGGGTGTGCAGCATCATGTGGACCTTGGAGCCACCACAACCACCTCCAGCACAGAGGTTGATCTGAAGGACCCCAATAAGTACTGTGCTCTGTGCACTGCCTCCTTCAACAATCCTCAAATGGCTCTGCAGCACTACAACGGACGCAAACACCAGAGGAACCAGAGCAGACAGGAGCTGATGAGACGTCTGGGAGACGATGTCCAACAAG CCGATCAACTGATGTGTCAGATGTGTAGTTTGGAGTTCAACTCTGTGGAAATGTACCAGGCACACGTTCAGGGAAGCAAGCATCAGATAAG AAAGAAGAAGGTCATTGACCTGTGCAAATCCCAACAGAAGGTCTACGGCACATTTGCAGATGAACTGGCAGACTATGTCCAGGTTCAGAAAGCTCGTGGAATTACTTCCAAGACCACCCAGGTCCTCCCTCAGGGTGACACTCTgaacagggaggaggaggaggaggaggaggaagaggaagaggggtTACACCATTTATTAAATACTAAGAGGCATATCACAGAACTGAACAAACCTATGCCCATCTTTACTCCCACCCCTGaccctctccatctctctggcCCTGGTTGTTACTACCCCGCTAAAGGATGGCATCCTTCATATCATCCTCACAACTGGGATTACAGCTGCTCTCCACCAGTCCTCCCTGGACCTGGATCGCTTCAGTTCACCAGTCGGCCCATAAGAGGAAGGAAGCGCAGAAGGCAGtcaagctcctcctcctcctcatatactacctcatcatcatcatcacactcccCCTGTTCCTCTTCCAGCAGTAGCATAAGTGAGAGGGATGACAGTGAATACAAGCGGAGAGAACGTCGGAGGATCAGGAGATCAAAGAAGGAGCGAGGCAGGAGGACGAGAGATAAAGATTCAGACGAAGAGGAGAAGACGAGGAGCAAAAAGCAGAGGAAAGACCAAGAAGACGACAAGAGTGCTATGGCAAGACGAGGGGAATCTGTAGAGTCAGAGCAGGGGCGGAGGAGAAGACGGCAAAAGGAACACGGCAAGAGGCGCAAAAAATCCCGGGAAGTTGAAtttgaggaggagggagggggtaAAGGTATGCACAATCCAATGCCTGAAGACagtgtggacagtagaaaatacaATGAAGTGCATATTCAGACTGAAATGAATGTTGAGCAGCGGGAGGACGGGCAGGACGAGGCCACTAAAGCCAAAtacaggaaagagaagaagaaagtgaaagagaaagcaGACACAAGGACTGAGGAGGAGAAGCTGTGGGACGACTCCATACTGGGCTGTTAG